The Victivallis sp. Marseille-Q1083 DNA window ACATTGAGGTCGGAGAAGTCATTGACCGGAGTCGGCAGTTCGCCACCGCAGAACGGGCAGCTGTGCACCTCTTCGAAGTAATAAATCGGCACGAAATAACGGCAATGCGGACAACGTCCGCTGATCACCGGCACCAGCAGGTCGCTGAACAGAGCGGAAACTTTCCCGCCGTCGCGCGATCTGGACTCCTTCCAGGCCAAACCTTCCGTCATCACCTTGTCGGTTTTGAATTCATCGCCGTTGAAATTCAACGATTCGTAATCCTGCCGGCCGGGCGGAATTTCCAAATCCTTTTCCGTAATATCATTGGTGGAATTGATGACGTTGAACAGATAAAGCGACGAAAAAACGAACACCAGCAGTAACACCGCCAGAATGATTTTTTCATAATGTTTCTGTAGAAAATTCAAAATCAGACCTCCCGTTGGCTGTTACTTGAGCTCTTCTTCGGCATTGTAGACGACGTATTCGACGGCAATCATGGCCCGCACCCGGCGATTGCCGCCGATCATCGGCATACCATAATTCTTACGCTTGTCGAAAGCCAATCCCTCTTCGAAGCGATTCTCCGGCAACAAATTCATCCAGTAGACGATCCGTTCTTCCCACATGGCGTCCTTGTTCGAATTGCCGCCGCCCGGCATCCCGCCACCCATCATCGACGGCATTCCGCCGCCCGTCGGACCGGTGCCGCGGCTGTTTCTCGCCGGACGCTCGCTCAGGCCGCTCCGAACCGGCGCGTTCGTGGAGGTTCTCGACATCGGATCGCCGCTGCCACGCCGGGTCGGCGTCGCGTTCGGCATCGTCATCGGCATTCTATTGTTGCCCTGCGTCGTCAGCATCGGATTCTCCCGGAGACGCAGTTCCTGGTCACGCAAACGCAACGTCGCATCGATAATCCCCTGGACATCATCATCGATTTTTTCCATATTCATATGACGGACAATATACATCCGGTTGTCCTTGTAGGCGTCGTGGAGAACCTCCGCCAGCCGCCGCATGCTTTCCATGCTGCCGGTAACATCGAATTCGAAACGATAGTAAGTGTAATCCGACTCGGTATTGCCGAGCAGATCGGTGTTGTAAAAATAATCCAGCGAGTCAATTCCCGTCCCGGCAAGACGGCGCCCCAAGTCGCCGATAATCTCAACGATGCGGGCTTTCTGCCCCAACTCCTCAGCCGGATCGACCGGTTCAATCCCCAGGCCGCCAAAACCCATGCCGGCGGCACCGCCGCGAGTCGCAGTCGTTCCGCCGCCGGTCGCGCCGCCGCCGGCCCCCATCGGCCCCATCGCTCCCATGCCCATCGGGCCGCTCATCATACTGCCGGAACCGCTCAAACTGGCCGGCTCGGCAATTTCAAACGTATCGGCGCCGTACGCCAAGCCAATTTCCTTTTCATCGAACAATCTGGAAAGCTCACTGCGGATCGCCATCGAGTGGACATCGAACTCCGTACTGCTGCCGTTGAAGCCGCGCAATACGCCGATCGCCGCCATAAAAATGTCATCGACATTGCCTTCGGTGATTTTTTCAACCGTCGCCGCCTGGGCGATAGTTTTGAACTTCTCCATCGCTTTGTCCCACTGCTCCACCGTCCACTTCATCTTCGGAGCGGCATTCGAATCCACCGACTCGCCATCCTCTTCTTCTTCCACTTCCCAGCCGCCGGAAGTTTTGAACTGACGGAAGATATGGACCCCCGGACTGCCGGCTTCCCGTTTTTCCGACCACAGTTCGCGGAACTTGGCAGTAAACTCATCCAGGTCAACGCCCAGCTCCTTGGCAAACGCATCCAAAGCGGGCTGATACGGATGCCCGAAATAGTGCTGCATCCGGGTAACCTTATCTTCGAAAACTTCGGTATCCTTCTCAATCAATTCAAGATTTTCCGGCACCGGCGAAGGATGCTGCTTATTCAAATCCCCAATCTGGTTGCGCAACCGCACCAATTGATTGAATGCATTCCGATAACCGGCATGTTCGATCAATGCCAAGACCAGCAAGACAAGAGCAACCACCCCGGAAATCGACAGGAAGACCACAAAGGAAATGTTCTTTTTCAAAAATCTTTTCATAAGGCACTCACTGTTTAATCGGCTCTTTCAGTTTGATCTTCACTTTGAATGCGGTCACATTGTTCGAACCGGCATCCGCCTGCAAGTGCTCATACTTGAATGATTCGTTTTCGGAATCAAACAGAGCGGATTGCTGAACCCTTTCCCGGAAAATATCCTCCGGCAAAACGGTCGCCTTGTCCATCACCAGGCTGTGTCCATAAAGCACGATCCATTCATAATCCGGCAGGCTTTCGGCCAGACCCATGCCCAGGCCGCCTATTGACGAAGCGGAAGACATTCCGCCGCCGGGTCCGCCGGCCGGGCCGCCAGTCGCTCCGCCGGCCATCGGCCCCATCATTCCGGCGCCCGGCATGCCCATACCCATACCGCCGAGGCTTAAATTCATTTCCTCCGGCGCACCTTCAATGGTGGTAAACCACATATAATCCGGCGTAATCCGCTGCAATTCATTCAGGATGGCAAACCACTGGCCACGCTGCTTCAAAATTTCCAGCGCATCCTTATAAGCGGTTTCCGCCTTCTGCAATTTGCCGGTCGCCTCACGAACTTCCGCAACCCGCTTCTCCGTCTCCTCCACCTTGCTCGCGGTCAACTCCACCCGGCGCATATCGTATCCTTTCCGGGCCGAAATCAACCAGTAGAACACGATTAAACAGAAAATCGCCGAAATCGCACTGGCGTACAGATACGGCTTCTTTTTCTGCAAAATTTCATGGCGCTTGATCGACAACGGCATCAGGGAAATTTGAATCGGACAATCCTGGCAATGCCGCAATCCCAGGCCGACCAGCTCGGGAAACAGCGGAGCCACTTCCCGCAATTTCTCCTTGTCGATCTCCTCAGTGATGCCGACCACCGGGAAAACATTCAAATATTCCACCGGAATACGCAGTTTCTCGCAGAAGAAATGCGGCGCATACTGGATGATCGAACTGCCGCCGGACAGCAACATGCGCACCGGCTTGTTACCATCGTACTGGGAACGCCATTGATTGATCGAACGGTTGATTTCACCATGCAGCCGCGTCATGACGTTACGGGCGATCTTCGAAATCGTCGCCGCCGTTTCGGAATCCGGGTCCTCATAGGCACCGCCCAGCGCGATAAAACAGTGGCGGCGCTTCAACGCCTCGGCATCGGAAAAGCCGATGTTGAATTCCTTGGCAATCTGCTGCGTGATCGTATCGCCGGCAATTGGAATGGTCCGGACGTAAATACG harbors:
- the pilM gene encoding pilus assembly protein PilM, with the translated sequence MAKENTILAIDVGGDSLKMAEFVVPPSGGLVLNKYAISEYDESIGETDFMDRFLSAYRRMLAEHKFKSKQVRVTISGQHAFSRLSKLPPLTENQAQVVQIIEFEAKQTVPYPMDEVVWSYQLIRHSGNRNHQVQDEGEAATPNEYDADQDELEALFVAVKADLVSGIADVIQDSGKDILSIEMAPTAIYNAAKANNVGSEGCDMVLNIGGRCSCLVFFDQTRIYVRTIPIAGDTITQQIAKEFNIGFSDAEALKRRHCFIALGGAYEDPDSETAATISKIARNVMTRLHGEINRSINQWRSQYDGNKPVRMLLSGGSSIIQYAPHFFCEKLRIPVEYLNVFPVVGITEEIDKEKLREVAPLFPELVGLGLRHCQDCPIQISLMPLSIKRHEILQKKKPYLYASAISAIFCLIVFYWLISARKGYDMRRVELTASKVEETEKRVAEVREATGKLQKAETAYKDALEILKQRGQWFAILNELQRITPDYMWFTTIEGAPEEMNLSLGGMGMGMPGAGMMGPMAGGATGGPAGGPGGGMSSASSIGGLGMGLAESLPDYEWIVLYGHSLVMDKATVLPEDIFRERVQQSALFDSENESFKYEHLQADAGSNNVTAFKVKIKLKEPIKQ